A window of Castanea sativa cultivar Marrone di Chiusa Pesio chromosome 1, ASM4071231v1 contains these coding sequences:
- the LOC142621945 gene encoding dirigent protein-like, translating into MEPKSLIIALFLLSVFFGSLSATPTRKIKARNPCKRLVFYFHDIIYNGKNSNNATSAMVGAPAWANTTIMAGQNHFGDLIVFDDPITLDNNLHSTPVGRAQGFYLYDRKDIFTAWMGFSFVFNSTQHKGSINFAGADPLMNKTRDISVVGGTGDFFMARGIATLMTDAFEGEVYFRLRVDIKLYECW; encoded by the coding sequence ATGGAACCTAAAAGTCTAATTATTGCTCTCTTCCTCTTATCTGTATTCTTTGGATCCTTATCCGCTACACCCACCAGGAAAATCAAGGCTCGAAACCCTTGTAAAAGGTTGGTTTTCTATTTCCATGACATTATTTACAATGGCAAGAACTCTAACAATGCAACTTCAGCCATGGTAGGAGCACCAGCTTGGGCTAACACGACGATAATGGCAGGACAAAACCATTTTGGTGACTTGATTGTGTTTGATGACCCCATTACTTTAGACAACAATCTACACTCAACCCCAGTTGGTCGTGCCCAAGGCTTTTATCTTTATGACAGAAAGGACATTTTCACAGCTTGGATGGGATTCTCCTTTGTTTTCAACTCTACGCAACATAAAGGGAGCATAAACTTTGCTGGGGCTGATCCGCTAATGAACAAGACTAGGGATATTTCAGTGGTTGGTGGCACTGGTGACTTCTTCATGGCTAGAGGGATAGCCACTTTGATGACTGATGCCTTTGAAGGAGAAGTTTATTTCCGACTTCGTGTTGATATTAAATTGTACGAGTGTTGGTAA
- the LOC142640098 gene encoding GDT1-like protein 1, chloroplastic isoform X2 encodes MGSITLSESVLGANSLPSCARLRKPFTCCYLFSFSSCSKKQNSKLSSPNPSLIVSGYSTQCSAKPGYFLQRTTRSSDGLDLKCLDYKTCKVNTESMIVMDDCCASYKSLAKNNSRRECFIATDIPASDHSFGGIMKFLLMFGFLTLQSSQPAVAASDIVSGLQSIPFLGDLGDISTGFASAFLLIFFSELGDKTFFIAALLAARNSAAVVFIGTYGALAAMTIISVFLGRTFHYVDEILPFRFGETDLPVDDIAAVFLLVYFGVSTLLDATSSDSPKAEDEQKEAELAISKFSGNGAGILSVANTVISTFFLVFVAEWGDKSFFSTIALAAASSPLGVIAGALAGHGVATLLAVLGGSILGTLLSEKAIAYIGGVLFLVFAAVTLIEIVS; translated from the exons ATGGGAAGCATAACACTCTCAGAGAGTGTTTTGGGGGCAAATTCCCTGCCTTCATGTGCTAGACTTCGCAAACCATTCACCTGTTGTTACTTGTTTTCTTTCAGTTCATGCTCCAAGAAGCAGAATTCCAAGCTTTCTAGTCCAAACCCAAGTCTCATTGTCTCCGG GTATTCAACCCAATGTTCTGCGAAACCCGGATACTTTTTACAAAGAACCACCAGAAGTTCAGATGGCCTG GATTTAAAGTGTCTTGACTACAAGACCTGCAAAGTGAATACAGAATCAATGATTGTGATGGATGATTGCTGTGCTTCATACAAATCACTTGCAAAGAATAATTCAAGAAGGGAATGTTTCATAGCTACTGATATCCCTGCTTCTGATCATTCATTTGGTGGTATTATGAAGTTTTTGCTGATGTTTGGGTTTCTTACACTTCAAAGCTCACAACCAGCAGTTGCTGCTTCAGATATTGTTAGTGGGTTGCAGTCAATCCCTTTTTTGGGGGACCTTGGTGATATTAGCACAGGTTTTGCTTCA GCATTCTTGCTCATCTTTTTCTCAGAACTAGGGGACAAGACCTTCTTTATTGCG GCACTTCTAGCAGCTAGGAACTCTGCTGCTGTTGTTTTTATCGGGACTTATGGGGCACTTGC GGCAATGACCATCATATCTGTTTTTCTTGGACGGACATTTCACTATGTCGATGAAATCCTACCATTCAG GTTTGGCGAAACTGATTTGCCTGTGGATGACATTGCTGCAGTTTTCCTTTTG GTGTATTTTGGTGTTTCAACCTTGCTTGATGCCACCTCGAGTGATAGTCCAAAAGCAGAAGATGAACAAAAGGAG GCAGAATTagcaatttcaaaattttcaggaAATGGTGCTGGGATATTGTCTGTTGCTAACACTGTTATTAGCACTTTCTTCTTAGTTTTTGTTGCTGAATGGGGTGACAAGTCATTTTTCTCCACAATAG CACTCGCTGCAGCATCTTCACCCCTTGGAGTCATTGCAGGAGCACTAGCTGGTCACGGTGTTGCAACCTTG
- the LOC142640098 gene encoding GDT1-like protein 1, chloroplastic isoform X5: MGSITLSESVLGANSLPSCARLRKPFTCCYLFSFSSCSKKQNSKLSSPNPSLIVSGYSTQCSAKPGYFLQRTTRSSDGLDLKCLDYKTCKVNTESMIVMDDCCASYKSLAKNNSRRECFIATDIPASDHSFGGIMKFLLMFGFLTLQSSQPAVAASDIVSGLQSIPFLGDLGDISTGFASAFLLIFFSELGDKTFFIAALLAARNSAAVVFIGTYGALAAMTIISVFLGRTFHYVDEILPFRFGETDLPVDDIAAVFLLVYFGVSTLLDATSSDSPKAEDEQKEAELAISKFSGNGAGILSVANTVISTFFLVFVAEWGDKSFFSTIALAAASSPLGVIAGALAGHGVATLLAVLGGSILGTLLSEKNLFCWNI, from the exons ATGGGAAGCATAACACTCTCAGAGAGTGTTTTGGGGGCAAATTCCCTGCCTTCATGTGCTAGACTTCGCAAACCATTCACCTGTTGTTACTTGTTTTCTTTCAGTTCATGCTCCAAGAAGCAGAATTCCAAGCTTTCTAGTCCAAACCCAAGTCTCATTGTCTCCGG GTATTCAACCCAATGTTCTGCGAAACCCGGATACTTTTTACAAAGAACCACCAGAAGTTCAGATGGCCTG GATTTAAAGTGTCTTGACTACAAGACCTGCAAAGTGAATACAGAATCAATGATTGTGATGGATGATTGCTGTGCTTCATACAAATCACTTGCAAAGAATAATTCAAGAAGGGAATGTTTCATAGCTACTGATATCCCTGCTTCTGATCATTCATTTGGTGGTATTATGAAGTTTTTGCTGATGTTTGGGTTTCTTACACTTCAAAGCTCACAACCAGCAGTTGCTGCTTCAGATATTGTTAGTGGGTTGCAGTCAATCCCTTTTTTGGGGGACCTTGGTGATATTAGCACAGGTTTTGCTTCA GCATTCTTGCTCATCTTTTTCTCAGAACTAGGGGACAAGACCTTCTTTATTGCG GCACTTCTAGCAGCTAGGAACTCTGCTGCTGTTGTTTTTATCGGGACTTATGGGGCACTTGC GGCAATGACCATCATATCTGTTTTTCTTGGACGGACATTTCACTATGTCGATGAAATCCTACCATTCAG GTTTGGCGAAACTGATTTGCCTGTGGATGACATTGCTGCAGTTTTCCTTTTG GTGTATTTTGGTGTTTCAACCTTGCTTGATGCCACCTCGAGTGATAGTCCAAAAGCAGAAGATGAACAAAAGGAG GCAGAATTagcaatttcaaaattttcaggaAATGGTGCTGGGATATTGTCTGTTGCTAACACTGTTATTAGCACTTTCTTCTTAGTTTTTGTTGCTGAATGGGGTGACAAGTCATTTTTCTCCACAATAG CACTCGCTGCAGCATCTTCACCCCTTGGAGTCATTGCAGGAGCACTAGCTGGTCACGGTGTTGCAACCTTG
- the LOC142640098 gene encoding GDT1-like protein 1, chloroplastic isoform X4, protein MGSITLSESVLGANSLPSCARLRKPFTCCYLFSFSSCSKKQNSKLSSPNPSLIVSGYSTQCSAKPGYFLQRTTRSSDGLDLKCLDYKTCKVNTESMIVMDDCCASYKSLAKNNSRRECFIATDIPASDHSFGGIMKFLLMFGFLTLQSSQPAVAASDIVSGLQSIPFLGDLGDISTGFASAFLLIFFSELGDKTFFIAALLAARNSAAVVFIGTYGALAAMTIISVFLGRTFHYVDEILPFRFGETDLPVDDIAAVFLLVYFGVSTLLDATSSDSPKAEDEQKEAELAISKFSGNGAGILSVANTVISTFFLVFVAEWGDKSFFSTIALAAASSPLGVIAGALAGHGVATLLAVLGGSILGTLLSEKLQMSQQHHSVYVP, encoded by the exons ATGGGAAGCATAACACTCTCAGAGAGTGTTTTGGGGGCAAATTCCCTGCCTTCATGTGCTAGACTTCGCAAACCATTCACCTGTTGTTACTTGTTTTCTTTCAGTTCATGCTCCAAGAAGCAGAATTCCAAGCTTTCTAGTCCAAACCCAAGTCTCATTGTCTCCGG GTATTCAACCCAATGTTCTGCGAAACCCGGATACTTTTTACAAAGAACCACCAGAAGTTCAGATGGCCTG GATTTAAAGTGTCTTGACTACAAGACCTGCAAAGTGAATACAGAATCAATGATTGTGATGGATGATTGCTGTGCTTCATACAAATCACTTGCAAAGAATAATTCAAGAAGGGAATGTTTCATAGCTACTGATATCCCTGCTTCTGATCATTCATTTGGTGGTATTATGAAGTTTTTGCTGATGTTTGGGTTTCTTACACTTCAAAGCTCACAACCAGCAGTTGCTGCTTCAGATATTGTTAGTGGGTTGCAGTCAATCCCTTTTTTGGGGGACCTTGGTGATATTAGCACAGGTTTTGCTTCA GCATTCTTGCTCATCTTTTTCTCAGAACTAGGGGACAAGACCTTCTTTATTGCG GCACTTCTAGCAGCTAGGAACTCTGCTGCTGTTGTTTTTATCGGGACTTATGGGGCACTTGC GGCAATGACCATCATATCTGTTTTTCTTGGACGGACATTTCACTATGTCGATGAAATCCTACCATTCAG GTTTGGCGAAACTGATTTGCCTGTGGATGACATTGCTGCAGTTTTCCTTTTG GTGTATTTTGGTGTTTCAACCTTGCTTGATGCCACCTCGAGTGATAGTCCAAAAGCAGAAGATGAACAAAAGGAG GCAGAATTagcaatttcaaaattttcaggaAATGGTGCTGGGATATTGTCTGTTGCTAACACTGTTATTAGCACTTTCTTCTTAGTTTTTGTTGCTGAATGGGGTGACAAGTCATTTTTCTCCACAATAG CACTCGCTGCAGCATCTTCACCCCTTGGAGTCATTGCAGGAGCACTAGCTGGTCACGGTGTTGCAACCTTG
- the LOC142640098 gene encoding GDT1-like protein 1, chloroplastic isoform X3, translating into MGSITLSESVLGANSLPSCARLRKPFTCCYLFSFSSCSKKQNSKLSSPNPSLIVSGYSTQCSAKPGYFLQRTTRSSDGLDLKCLDYKTCKVNTESMIVMDDCCASYKSLAKNNSRRECFIATDIPASDHSFGGIMKFLLMFGFLTLQSSQPAVAASDIVSGLQSIPFLGDLGDISTGFASAFLLIFFSELGDKTFFIAALLAARNSAAVVFIGTYGALAAMTIISVFLGRTFHYVDEILPFRFGETDLPVDDIAAVFLLVYFGVSTLLDATSSDSPKAEDEQKEAELAISKFSGNGAGILSVANTVISTFFLVFVAEWGDKSFFSTIALAAASSPLGVIAGALAGHGVATLLAVLGGSILGTLLSEKAIAYIGGVLFLVFAAVTLIEIWG; encoded by the exons ATGGGAAGCATAACACTCTCAGAGAGTGTTTTGGGGGCAAATTCCCTGCCTTCATGTGCTAGACTTCGCAAACCATTCACCTGTTGTTACTTGTTTTCTTTCAGTTCATGCTCCAAGAAGCAGAATTCCAAGCTTTCTAGTCCAAACCCAAGTCTCATTGTCTCCGG GTATTCAACCCAATGTTCTGCGAAACCCGGATACTTTTTACAAAGAACCACCAGAAGTTCAGATGGCCTG GATTTAAAGTGTCTTGACTACAAGACCTGCAAAGTGAATACAGAATCAATGATTGTGATGGATGATTGCTGTGCTTCATACAAATCACTTGCAAAGAATAATTCAAGAAGGGAATGTTTCATAGCTACTGATATCCCTGCTTCTGATCATTCATTTGGTGGTATTATGAAGTTTTTGCTGATGTTTGGGTTTCTTACACTTCAAAGCTCACAACCAGCAGTTGCTGCTTCAGATATTGTTAGTGGGTTGCAGTCAATCCCTTTTTTGGGGGACCTTGGTGATATTAGCACAGGTTTTGCTTCA GCATTCTTGCTCATCTTTTTCTCAGAACTAGGGGACAAGACCTTCTTTATTGCG GCACTTCTAGCAGCTAGGAACTCTGCTGCTGTTGTTTTTATCGGGACTTATGGGGCACTTGC GGCAATGACCATCATATCTGTTTTTCTTGGACGGACATTTCACTATGTCGATGAAATCCTACCATTCAG GTTTGGCGAAACTGATTTGCCTGTGGATGACATTGCTGCAGTTTTCCTTTTG GTGTATTTTGGTGTTTCAACCTTGCTTGATGCCACCTCGAGTGATAGTCCAAAAGCAGAAGATGAACAAAAGGAG GCAGAATTagcaatttcaaaattttcaggaAATGGTGCTGGGATATTGTCTGTTGCTAACACTGTTATTAGCACTTTCTTCTTAGTTTTTGTTGCTGAATGGGGTGACAAGTCATTTTTCTCCACAATAG CACTCGCTGCAGCATCTTCACCCCTTGGAGTCATTGCAGGAGCACTAGCTGGTCACGGTGTTGCAACCTTG